In one window of Synergistaceae bacterium DNA:
- the rpmF gene encoding 50S ribosomal protein L32 — protein MATPKRKTSHARTASRKANWLGALSAPVTANCPHCGEAVVSYRACPACGHYKGREIFKPKDTATA, from the coding sequence ATGGCGACGCCAAAAAGAAAGACTTCTCATGCCCGTACGGCATCGAGGAAAGCCAACTGGCTGGGAGCCCTCAGCGCGCCGGTTACGGCCAACTGCCCTCACTGCGGCGAGGCGGTGGTGAGTTACCGGGCGTGTCCGGCCTGCGGTCATTACAAAGGACGCGAAATCTTCAAACCAAAGGATACGGC
- a CDS encoding DUF177 domain-containing protein, whose translation MTAKKMPEGGAFIVELPPRRDTEAVVEKHWDPDLSGGVTFEGQHFCFPEGLSVDAALQWMEESLLSVRLSLQGLLKGECARCLGDASLAISDDLRYLYYLRGTVLGKDTHLQSDDGFLPVEMDAWGRTINLADQVWESLWVLLPRKLLCREDCAGLCQNCGANLNEGACSCAPQRDVRFDALRDFVADNEDVMM comes from the coding sequence TTGACGGCGAAAAAAATGCCCGAAGGCGGGGCTTTTATCGTCGAATTGCCCCCCAGACGGGACACGGAGGCTGTCGTAGAAAAACACTGGGATCCCGACCTTTCCGGAGGAGTGACCTTCGAGGGGCAGCACTTCTGTTTTCCGGAGGGGCTTTCCGTGGACGCGGCCCTGCAGTGGATGGAGGAGTCTCTCCTGTCCGTTCGACTGTCCCTCCAGGGCCTTTTGAAGGGGGAATGCGCCCGTTGTTTGGGCGATGCTTCACTTGCAATCTCGGACGATTTGAGGTATCTTTACTATCTGCGCGGGACCGTTTTGGGGAAAGACACTCATCTTCAGTCCGACGACGGATTTCTTCCCGTTGAAATGGACGCCTGGGGGCGTACCATAAATCTTGCGGATCAGGTATGGGAAAGCCTGTGGGTGCTGTTGCCGCGAAAGTTACTGTGCCGGGAGGATTGCGCCGGGCTTTGTCAGAATTGTGGAGCGAACCTCAACGAGGGCGCTTGTTCCTGTGCTCCTCAGAGAGATGTCCGGTTCGACGCCCTGCGGGATTTCGTGGCGGATAATGAAGATGTGATGATGTAA